A genomic segment from Pseudomonas mendocina encodes:
- a CDS encoding FAD-dependent oxidoreductase, whose protein sequence is MTQYDLILAGAGHAHLGVLRRWALVERPPGRIALLSLGPEAWYAGMLPGLISGRFSAADCRVELQPLCRAAKVDLIEGEIASLDADARVLQLEDGRCLRSEWMSLNVGAGMAIPPQQGDAMRVLAARPIDKLLEGWRQWQAEPRRMAILGGGAGGVELALALADQVPALALFCGGTLLDGLSPGLRLRALGHLRQRGVQVREHCPIGRIEDDWLLSGDEPVWRGRRLLLASGARPWPWLTASQLATDAAGFIAIRPTLQSESHAQIFAVGDSASLDGMRRSGRFAVRQAPVLSANLQAALQGRPLRQYRAQWQSLALLATGDGGALLGWHDWSAGGQLYGHCKDWLDRRFVKRHRMVG, encoded by the coding sequence ATGACCCAGTACGACCTGATCCTGGCCGGGGCTGGCCATGCCCATCTTGGTGTGTTGCGCCGCTGGGCCCTGGTGGAGCGCCCGCCGGGGCGCATCGCCCTGCTCAGCCTCGGCCCGGAGGCCTGGTACGCCGGCATGTTGCCGGGGTTGATCAGCGGCCGCTTCAGCGCCGCGGACTGCCGGGTGGAGTTGCAGCCATTGTGCCGCGCGGCGAAGGTCGATCTGATCGAGGGCGAGATCGCCTCATTGGATGCCGATGCACGAGTCCTGCAGCTCGAAGACGGGCGCTGCCTGCGCAGCGAGTGGATGTCGCTCAACGTCGGCGCCGGCATGGCCATCCCACCACAGCAGGGTGATGCCATGCGGGTGCTGGCCGCCAGGCCCATCGACAAGCTGCTCGAAGGCTGGCGGCAATGGCAGGCAGAGCCACGGCGCATGGCCATTCTCGGTGGTGGTGCCGGCGGTGTGGAACTGGCCCTGGCGTTGGCCGACCAGGTACCGGCGCTGGCGCTGTTCTGTGGCGGTACCTTGCTCGATGGTTTGTCGCCGGGGTTGCGCCTGCGTGCACTGGGCCATCTGCGTCAGCGCGGCGTGCAGGTGCGCGAACATTGTCCAATCGGGCGGATCGAGGATGACTGGCTGCTCAGCGGCGACGAGCCGGTATGGCGCGGGCGGCGCCTGTTGCTGGCCAGTGGTGCGCGACCCTGGCCATGGTTGACTGCCAGCCAGTTGGCCACCGATGCCGCAGGCTTCATTGCCATTCGTCCGACCCTGCAGAGCGAATCCCACGCCCAGATCTTCGCCGTCGGCGACAGCGCCAGCCTTGACGGCATGCGTCGCAGTGGGCGTTTCGCGGTGCGCCAGGCGCCGGTACTCAGTGCCAACCTTCAGGCCGCGCTACAGGGGCGCCCGCTACGTCAGTACCGTGCGCAATGGCAGAGCCTGGCGCTGCTCGCCACCGGCGATGGCGGGGCGCTGCTCGGCTGGCATGACTGGAGTGCTGGCGGGCAGTTGTACGGGCATTGCAAGGACTGGCTGGACCGACGTTTCGTAAAACGCCATCGCATGGTCGGGTAG
- a CDS encoding AraC family transcriptional regulator, protein MTAEPTTLASWTRALRKQLDALGLDSAALCHEAGLDPVLLDDPNARCPLSLTTRLWQLAVAASGDPALGLKTSQYVSPTTFHALGYALIASSSLREMFERIVRYHRVVSDALQLELCEVGDAYEFRFRVPPGSPAPAPEALDAFAAIYVRSCRNRLNREFSPLLVQLQRPRPADPTPWQAVFRAPLQFDAQESVLRFPRAAFEQRLDDGNPELAEHNETVLRRNLEQLQAASCSERVRSCLEAQLPDGEPSAERIAQTLHLSLRSLQRHLAEEGTSYEALLGETRHALALRHMRDPRCSISEIAYLLGFSDSSSFGRAFKRWTGQTPSQYRDGCNNA, encoded by the coding sequence ATGACCGCCGAACCCACCACCCTGGCCAGCTGGACCCGCGCCCTGCGCAAGCAGCTCGATGCCCTCGGGCTCGACAGCGCTGCCCTGTGTCACGAGGCAGGGCTTGACCCGGTACTGCTCGACGACCCCAATGCACGCTGCCCGCTATCGCTGACCACGCGCCTGTGGCAACTGGCAGTGGCCGCCAGCGGTGACCCGGCGTTGGGCCTGAAGACCTCGCAGTACGTCAGCCCAACCACTTTCCATGCCCTGGGTTATGCACTGATCGCCAGCAGCAGCCTGCGCGAAATGTTCGAGCGCATCGTGCGTTACCACCGGGTGGTCAGCGATGCGCTGCAGCTGGAGCTGTGCGAAGTAGGTGATGCCTACGAGTTTCGTTTTCGCGTGCCGCCAGGCAGCCCGGCACCGGCGCCCGAAGCGCTGGATGCCTTCGCCGCGATCTACGTGCGCAGTTGCCGCAATCGCCTGAACCGTGAGTTCTCGCCGCTGCTGGTGCAGCTGCAACGCCCGCGACCGGCGGACCCGACACCCTGGCAGGCGGTGTTTCGCGCGCCGCTGCAGTTCGATGCGCAAGAGAGTGTGCTGCGTTTTCCCCGTGCGGCATTCGAGCAGCGCCTGGATGACGGTAACCCGGAGCTGGCCGAGCACAACGAGACGGTACTGCGGCGCAACCTGGAGCAATTGCAGGCGGCCAGTTGCAGCGAACGGGTGCGTAGCTGCCTGGAGGCGCAATTGCCCGATGGCGAGCCCTCCGCCGAGCGCATCGCCCAGACCCTGCACCTGAGCCTGCGCAGCTTGCAGCGGCATCTGGCCGAGGAGGGCACCAGTTACGAGGCGCTGCTCGGCGAGACGCGACACGCCCTGGCACTGCGGCATATGCGCGACCCGCGCTGCTCGATCAGTGAAATTGCCTACCTGCTCGGCTTCAGCGACAGCAGCAGCTTCGGCCGCGCCTTCAAACGCTGGACCGGGCAGACGCCGAGCCAGTACCGCGATGGATGCAACAACGCATGA
- a CDS encoding fatty acid desaturase translates to MSPSPASLNDQQRAAYIREQVMAHGNALRQRYPILLHQDALGAGTLAFALLGMIGSAALYVGGHLAWWACLLLNAFFASLTHELEHDLIHSMYFRKRPLPHNLMLALVWLARPSTINPWVRRHLHLNHHKVSGSEADMEERAITNGEPWGIARLLMVGDNMMSSFIRWLRAKNPEHRRLILTRTLKVYAPLGLLNWATWYLFLGFHLLDWASTAIGAPIAWSATMLNVMAVVNIAVVVLVGPNVLRTFCLHFVSSNMHYYGDVEPGNVIQQTQVLNPWWLWPLQAFCFNFGSSHAIHHFVVKEPFYIRQLTVPFAHRVMREMGVRFNDFGTFARANRWTRAEKTVEERTQTA, encoded by the coding sequence ATGTCCCCTTCTCCCGCAAGCCTTAATGACCAGCAACGCGCCGCTTATATCCGTGAACAGGTGATGGCCCATGGCAATGCACTGCGGCAGCGCTACCCGATCCTGCTGCATCAGGACGCCCTCGGTGCCGGCACCCTGGCTTTCGCCCTGCTCGGCATGATCGGCTCGGCAGCCTTGTACGTCGGCGGTCATCTGGCCTGGTGGGCCTGCCTGCTGCTCAACGCCTTCTTCGCCTCGCTGACCCACGAGCTCGAACATGACCTGATCCACTCGATGTATTTCCGCAAGCGACCGCTGCCGCACAACCTGATGCTGGCGCTGGTCTGGCTGGCGCGGCCGAGCACCATCAATCCGTGGGTACGCCGCCATCTGCACCTGAACCATCACAAGGTTTCCGGCAGCGAAGCCGACATGGAGGAGCGCGCCATCACCAACGGCGAGCCCTGGGGCATCGCGCGCCTGCTGATGGTCGGCGACAACATGATGAGCTCGTTCATTCGCTGGCTGCGGGCGAAGAACCCCGAGCACCGCCGGCTGATCCTGACCCGCACGCTGAAGGTCTACGCGCCGCTGGGGCTGCTCAACTGGGCGACCTGGTACCTGTTCCTCGGTTTCCATCTGCTGGACTGGGCCAGCACCGCCATCGGCGCTCCGATCGCCTGGTCGGCCACGATGCTGAACGTGATGGCAGTGGTGAACATCGCCGTGGTGGTGCTGGTCGGCCCCAATGTGCTGCGCACCTTCTGCCTGCACTTCGTCAGCTCCAACATGCATTATTACGGTGATGTCGAGCCGGGCAACGTGATCCAGCAGACTCAGGTGCTCAACCCCTGGTGGCTGTGGCCGCTGCAGGCGTTCTGCTTCAACTTCGGCAGCAGCCATGCGATCCATCATTTCGTGGTCAAGGAGCCCTTCTACATCCGCCAGCTGACCGTGCCCTTCGCCCACAGGGTGATGCGCGAGATGGGCGTACGCTTCAACGACTTCGGCACCTTCGCCCGGGCCAATCGCTGGACCCGCGCAGAAAAGACCGTTGAGGAGCGTACGCAGACTGCATGA